One Verrucomicrobiota bacterium genomic window, GATCATGGAACGCACGCCCCGCGAGAGGAGCGATTTGGCGGTGATGCGGCTGGTCTCCCCGGCCCCGATGACCATGGCCCGGCATTTCTTGAGCCCTCCGAAAGCGCGTTCCGCCAACTCCACCGCGACCGCCCCCACGGAGGTGGCTCCGCGCGTGATGGCGGTCTCACTGCGGACCTTTTTGCCAGCGCGGAAGGCCTCCTGGAAGACTTGATTGAGGAGGCAGCCGGTCGAGCCTTCGGCGTGGGCGTGGGCGTAGGCTTTTTTGAGCTGGCCGAAGACTTCTGTTTCGCCCAAGACCATGGAGTCGAGCCCGGCCGCCACCCGGAAAAGATGTCGGATGGCCGAGTCCCCATGATGCCGGTAGCAAGAGGAGCGAATCTCCGGCCCGGCCTTTTCCACCAGCTCCTGCAAGAGGCGCTCTTCGGCCTCCCGCAGGTTTTCGACCCCGGCATAGACTTCCGTGCGATTGCAAGTGGAGAGGATGACCATCTCCGCGGCGCCCTGGACTTCCCTCCAGTGAGCCAGCCGCTCCGAGAGACTGGAGTCCGAGACGGCAATCCGCTCGCGCAGCCCGACGTGAGCTGTCTGGTGACTGACCCCCAAGCAGAAGAGTTTGCGGGTCCCACTCATCGCGCCACCACCCCCAGGCTCAAGAGTGAAAAGAGGGCCGCAAAGGCCGTGGCCAGCGCAAACTTCCGCGCCGCCAGGTCCGCAAAGAGGTAAAGAACCAGGAGCACGCCATAGGTGCCCCAGACGAAGTAGGCCAAGCCGAGCTTGGCGGGTGAGGGGGTGGCCACCATGAAGTAGGCGCTCCCGATGCCAATCGTGAGGATGGCGAACCCGGCCGCCACCAGCCGGAAGAGCGCGCCCCCCAGGAGGCGGATCGGCGGGAGGGCGGTCGACAAGTCTTCCAAGCGCCGTTTCTTCAAGAGCCGGTCTTGCAGCAAAAACATCCAAGCGGCCGTGCCCGCCAGGGCCAGCGCCCCGAAGGACAAGAGCGAGAGGGCGGCGTGCAGTTCCAGCCAGTAGTCATGGGCAGGGTGGGCCGTTTCGGGCATGGGCTGCCAGAGGAGG contains:
- the hemA gene encoding glutamyl-tRNA reductase, with amino-acid sequence MSGTRKLFCLGVSHQTAHVGLRERIAVSDSSLSERLAHWREVQGAAEMVILSTCNRTEVYAGVENLREAEERLLQELVEKAGPEIRSSCYRHHGDSAIRHLFRVAAGLDSMVLGETEVFGQLKKAYAHAHAEGSTGCLLNQVFQEAFRAGKKVRSETAITRGATSVGAVAVELAERAFGGLKKCRAMVIGAGETSRITAKSLLSRGVRSMIVSNRSLERAQELAAEIGGQAIQFDRWEDELARTDIVLSSTAAPSAIIKPQHIESIRRKRRHRPLFLIDMAVPRDVDPAVHELDEVYLYDMDGLEAIARESRRKRKAEVRRCEALIEEMILALQERPSAPSPSLREVGS
- the ccsA gene encoding cytochrome c biogenesis protein CcsA — protein: MELDRLLLWLATLCFLGGAVMVLPMLRGTQAHRSRVNLAVMLVGFLAICGNLWLRGEAQGRCPITDLSEVLVFVSWSCGLFYFLFGVSYQLSLLGLFTAPLSVLLQGLALLLWQPMPETAHPAHDYWLELHAALSLLSFGALALAGTAAWMFLLQDRLLKKRRLEDLSTALPPIRLLGGALFRLVAAGFAILTIGIGSAYFMVATPSPAKLGLAYFVWGTYGVLLVLYLFADLAARKFALATAFAALFSLLSLGVVAR